In one window of Thermus aquaticus DNA:
- a CDS encoding AAA family ATPase, producing MRPLRLELEGFGPYREKQGVDFSDVELFAITGPTGSGKSTLLDAMAFALYGLVPRVGKGVKELVHPGVGEARVRLTFQVGARTYRVERVRGKRSEGRLFDLTDGERLVPLETLDRLNEAIEDLLGLSYEAFTRALLLPQGEFDRFLKGEPRERRRLLMDLFGLSRLERVREKAAEKKARYAEEKSRLEGELMGLAGATPEALAELDQALEALVAERRRLEGEKPTLEARAKEAEALLELLRRMALLEAKRERLAKEASEMENLRARLALSEEAARALPLWEDLRRKEGALAATRARLKEAEGAVRGLEEALKALAFDESALQEARDALLKAQGLRALEALLRRVGPLDHPAPRLDPERLEAALEEEAKLERLLSGLSQLEEARRRLKAKEDQLEEAQQRLAKTEEAGREKRKEVEDLKARLQGAEAHRLRERLKALEEELLSLEKEEAGLKEALEALRREERRRGLLAFHDLLEVGKPCPLCGGPVHELPPRPELPDLEARRRELEEALRRVQGRRGEVLGEARGLKEKLDALAAEPIPGDPEALKKALEEAEEALQALRDTYKEIGGEVKGLVEEVNRLRQEEEKLRAQAGEASLGEVEEGLRRLREEKAALGAGLRQHIQERTEGLGVAAYLKRLEARVRALEAQEREYRRLRDGMADLAQKVSALKAQEAEQAKALAEAEERVKGLMPEAEARAHALSPEEREALETRIRRHENELKEVEALLKEAKAQLKALLQDAPPPGLPEAEARAKEAAGALKSLLERLEKLGQEVAILEERRKDLREALRRRQEAEKRLAEVAREMALWEKLAQDLRGDNFPEYALGLRQGSLVERADELLYTLSGGRYRFRAKEGEYWVLDLWTEAERPVKTLSGGESFLASLSLALALSEELSKGRLGALFLDEGFGTLDPEALDVVAGVLESLPTQGRLVGIVTHVEALAERLPARLRVRKHPSGSRVEWA from the coding sequence GTGAGACCCTTGCGGCTGGAGCTTGAGGGGTTCGGCCCCTACCGGGAGAAGCAGGGGGTGGACTTCTCCGATGTGGAGCTCTTCGCCATCACCGGCCCCACGGGAAGCGGCAAGAGCACCCTCCTGGACGCCATGGCCTTCGCCCTCTACGGCCTCGTGCCCCGGGTGGGGAAGGGCGTCAAGGAGCTGGTCCACCCCGGGGTGGGGGAGGCCAGGGTCCGCCTCACCTTCCAGGTGGGGGCGCGCACCTACCGGGTGGAGCGGGTGCGGGGCAAGAGGAGCGAGGGGCGGCTTTTTGACCTGACGGATGGGGAAAGGCTCGTCCCCCTGGAAACCCTGGACCGCCTGAACGAGGCCATTGAGGACCTCCTGGGCCTCTCCTACGAGGCCTTCACCCGGGCCTTGCTCCTGCCCCAGGGGGAGTTTGACCGCTTTTTAAAGGGGGAGCCCAGGGAGCGGCGGAGGCTCCTCATGGACCTCTTCGGCCTCTCCCGCTTGGAGCGGGTGCGGGAGAAAGCGGCGGAAAAGAAGGCGCGCTACGCCGAGGAGAAAAGCCGCCTGGAAGGGGAGCTTATGGGCCTAGCCGGGGCCACGCCGGAGGCGTTGGCGGAGCTGGACCAGGCCCTGGAGGCCCTAGTGGCGGAGCGCCGCCGGTTAGAAGGGGAAAAGCCCACCCTCGAGGCCCGCGCCAAAGAGGCCGAGGCCCTCCTGGAGCTCCTTAGGCGGATGGCCCTGCTGGAGGCCAAGCGGGAGAGGCTTGCCAAGGAGGCTTCCGAGATGGAAAACCTCCGGGCCCGCCTGGCCCTGAGCGAGGAGGCGGCCAGGGCCCTCCCCCTCTGGGAGGACCTTAGGCGGAAGGAAGGGGCTCTCGCCGCCACCCGCGCCCGCCTCAAGGAGGCCGAGGGGGCCGTGAGGGGGCTTGAGGAGGCCCTGAAGGCCCTGGCCTTTGACGAGAGCGCTTTGCAGGAGGCCCGGGACGCCCTTCTAAAGGCCCAGGGGCTCAGGGCCCTCGAGGCCCTCCTCCGCCGGGTGGGCCCCCTGGACCACCCCGCCCCCCGCCTGGACCCCGAGCGCCTGGAGGCGGCCCTGGAGGAGGAGGCGAAGCTGGAGCGCCTCCTAAGCGGGCTTTCCCAGCTGGAAGAGGCCAGAAGGCGCCTCAAGGCCAAGGAGGACCAGCTGGAGGAGGCGCAGCAAAGGCTGGCGAAGACCGAGGAGGCGGGCCGGGAGAAGCGGAAGGAGGTGGAAGACCTCAAGGCCCGCCTTCAGGGAGCCGAGGCCCACCGCCTCCGGGAGCGCCTCAAGGCTTTGGAGGAAGAGCTTCTTTCCCTGGAAAAGGAGGAGGCGGGGCTTAAGGAGGCCCTCGAGGCCCTGAGGCGGGAGGAGAGGCGGCGGGGCCTCCTGGCCTTCCACGACCTCCTGGAGGTGGGCAAGCCCTGCCCCCTCTGCGGCGGGCCCGTCCACGAGCTTCCCCCGCGCCCCGAGCTACCCGACCTGGAGGCCAGGCGGCGGGAGCTGGAGGAGGCCCTGCGCCGGGTGCAGGGGAGGCGGGGGGAGGTCCTGGGGGAGGCCCGGGGCCTGAAGGAAAAGCTGGACGCCCTGGCCGCCGAGCCCATCCCCGGGGACCCGGAGGCCCTGAAAAAGGCCCTGGAGGAGGCCGAGGAGGCCCTGCAGGCCCTTCGGGACACCTACAAGGAGATTGGGGGAGAGGTCAAGGGCCTGGTGGAGGAGGTCAACCGGCTTCGGCAGGAAGAGGAAAAGCTCCGGGCCCAGGCGGGGGAGGCCTCCTTGGGGGAGGTGGAGGAAGGCCTCAGGCGCCTCCGGGAGGAGAAGGCCGCCCTGGGCGCCGGGCTTCGCCAGCACATCCAGGAGAGGACGGAAGGCCTGGGGGTGGCCGCCTACCTCAAGCGCCTGGAGGCGAGGGTGCGGGCCCTCGAGGCCCAGGAAAGGGAGTACCGAAGGCTTCGGGACGGGATGGCGGACCTTGCCCAAAAGGTCTCCGCCCTGAAGGCCCAGGAGGCGGAGCAGGCCAAGGCCCTGGCCGAGGCCGAGGAGCGGGTGAAGGGCCTCATGCCCGAGGCCGAGGCCCGGGCCCACGCCCTAAGCCCCGAGGAGAGGGAGGCCCTTGAGACCCGCATCCGCCGCCACGAGAACGAACTTAAGGAGGTGGAGGCCCTTCTCAAGGAGGCGAAGGCGCAACTGAAGGCCCTTCTCCAGGACGCCCCACCCCCCGGGCTTCCCGAGGCCGAGGCCCGGGCCAAAGAGGCCGCGGGCGCCCTGAAGAGCCTTCTGGAGCGCCTGGAGAAGCTGGGCCAGGAGGTGGCCATTCTGGAGGAGAGGCGAAAGGACCTGCGGGAGGCCCTGAGGCGCCGCCAGGAGGCGGAGAAGAGGCTGGCCGAGGTGGCGCGGGAGATGGCCCTATGGGAGAAGCTGGCCCAGGACCTGAGGGGCGACAACTTCCCCGAGTACGCCCTAGGCCTAAGGCAGGGGAGCCTGGTGGAGCGGGCCGACGAGCTCCTTTACACCCTCTCCGGGGGGCGGTACCGCTTCCGGGCCAAAGAGGGGGAGTACTGGGTTTTAGACCTCTGGACCGAGGCCGAGCGGCCGGTCAAGACCCTTTCTGGCGGGGAGAGCTTTCTCGCCAGCCTCTCCCTGGCTTTGGCCCTTTCCGAGGAGCTTTCCAAGGGCCGGCTTGGGGCCCTATTCCTGGACGAGGGCTTCGGCACCCTGGACCCGGAGGCCCTCGATGTGGTGGCGGGGGTCTTGGAGTCCCTCCCCACCCAGGGGCGGCTGGTGGGCATCGTGACCCATGTGGAGGCCCTGGCGGAGCGGCTTCCCGCCCGCCTGCGGGTGCGCAAGCACCCCTCGGGGAGCCGGGTGGAGTGGGCCTGA
- the csm3 gene encoding type III-A CRISPR-associated RAMP protein Csm3, which produces MQLKKVLRIRSVLLAKTGLRIGMSRDQMAIGDLDNPVIRNPLTDEPYIPGSSLKGKLRYLLEWSLGGPYILEAKERHVYASPDPKDPVARIFGLAPENDEASLKVARERGPTRLLVRDAYLLEDSKRELERTAARGGLYTEIKQEVFIPRLGGNANPRTTERVPAGARFGVEMAYRVLDDLDEEYFQNYLLRALELLEVDGLGGHISRGYGQVYFLHPKKPWDAQEGLPLKERLLVEEIALGA; this is translated from the coding sequence CCAAGACGGGCCTCAGGATCGGCATGAGCCGGGACCAGATGGCCATCGGCGACCTGGACAACCCCGTGATCCGCAACCCCCTCACCGACGAGCCCTACATCCCGGGCTCCAGCCTCAAGGGAAAGCTCCGCTACCTCCTGGAGTGGAGCCTGGGCGGCCCTTACATCCTGGAGGCCAAGGAGCGGCACGTCTACGCCTCCCCCGACCCCAAAGACCCCGTGGCCCGCATCTTCGGGCTGGCCCCGGAGAACGACGAGGCCTCCCTGAAGGTGGCCCGGGAGCGGGGCCCTACCCGGCTGTTGGTGCGGGACGCCTACCTCTTGGAGGACTCCAAGCGGGAGCTGGAGCGCACCGCGGCCAGGGGCGGGCTTTACACCGAGATCAAGCAGGAAGTCTTCATCCCCAGGCTTGGCGGCAACGCCAACCCCCGCACCACGGAGAGGGTGCCCGCCGGGGCCCGCTTCGGCGTGGAGATGGCCTACCGCGTCCTGGACGATCTGGATGAGGAGTACTTCCAGAACTACCTCCTTAGGGCGCTGGAGCTTTTGGAGGTGGACGGCCTGGGCGGGCACATCAGCCGGGGGTACGGCCAGGTGTACTTCCTCCACCCCAAGAAGCCTTGGGACGCCCAGGAGGGGCTTCCCCTGAAAGAGCGGCTTTTGGTGGAGGAGATCGCCCTAGGGGCCTAG
- the cas6 gene encoding CRISPR system precrRNA processing endoribonuclease RAMP protein Cas6 yields MVLVALVLVLEGEGPPEPLGLRGFFYTLLKEAFPELHDQGENPFALGFGLRGGEPWARVSLLREDLYGRLSPALFGLEGREVRLGRPFRVRAVLQEGHPWAGLTTYARLFQGPHSPNLPLRFYSPTFFRRKGVQYPLPEPRLVLESLLRRLEAFGPLKAPQQVREALLERTTVRFLEGRTQMARTEVDTVGFVGKVVYHLPKATEEEALWLSAPGRYAFFSGVGAKTSLGYGLARAFTQVGPQDA; encoded by the coding sequence ATGGTCCTGGTCGCCTTGGTCCTGGTCCTGGAAGGGGAGGGCCCCCCGGAGCCCCTGGGCCTGAGGGGGTTCTTCTACACCCTCCTTAAGGAGGCCTTCCCCGAGCTCCACGACCAGGGGGAAAACCCCTTTGCCCTGGGCTTTGGCCTCAGGGGAGGTGAGCCCTGGGCCCGGGTGAGCCTCCTCAGGGAGGACCTCTACGGCCGGCTTTCCCCGGCGCTGTTTGGCCTCGAGGGCCGGGAGGTGCGCCTGGGCAGGCCCTTCCGGGTCCGGGCCGTGTTGCAGGAGGGCCACCCCTGGGCGGGCCTCACCACCTACGCCCGCCTCTTCCAGGGGCCCCATAGCCCCAATCTGCCCCTAAGGTTTTATAGCCCCACCTTCTTCCGCCGCAAGGGGGTGCAGTATCCCCTGCCCGAGCCCCGCTTGGTCTTGGAGAGCCTCCTGAGGAGGCTCGAGGCCTTTGGCCCTTTGAAGGCGCCCCAACAGGTCCGGGAGGCCCTTCTGGAGAGGACCACGGTCCGCTTCCTGGAGGGGAGGACCCAGATGGCCAGGACGGAGGTGGACACCGTGGGCTTTGTGGGCAAGGTGGTCTACCACCTGCCCAAGGCCACGGAGGAGGAGGCCCTTTGGCTTTCCGCCCCGGGCCGCTACGCCTTTTTTAGCGGCGTGGGGGCCAAGACCAGCCTGGGCTACGGCCTAGCCCGGGCCTTCACTCAGGTGGGCCCTCAGGACGCCTAG
- the csm4 gene encoding type III-A CRISPR-associated RAMP protein Csm4: MRATLFRLYFEGPLKELPRAPALLGHVLWWYRYTHGREALEGLLEKPLPFRLSSVFPEGWLPRPKLPPVQVEETERRKAIKNLTLVSLETFQALAEKGEEVLLEAPEVLGRARPPEPRRLRRSRVGIDRGTGAARRGILFTQELLFPDPRTAYALYVMGEAPFDLRDALAFVGEMGFGGGASVGLGRFRVEGPRTVELPEAKEANAYATLAPGPLEGALYYDLEPYWGRLGGGYVGSKPFKGPYLRTREGSVYQEPTALYLDTTPQDPPEEGVRVREFLGVFPLGVRL; encoded by the coding sequence ATGCGGGCCACCCTGTTCCGGCTCTACTTCGAGGGGCCCCTTAAGGAGCTTCCCCGGGCGCCCGCCCTCCTGGGCCACGTGCTCTGGTGGTACCGCTACACCCACGGGCGGGAGGCCCTCGAGGGTCTCCTGGAAAAGCCCCTGCCCTTCCGCCTCTCCAGCGTCTTTCCCGAGGGCTGGCTTCCCCGGCCCAAGCTACCCCCCGTCCAGGTGGAGGAAACCGAGCGGAGGAAGGCCATAAAGAACCTCACCCTGGTGAGCCTGGAGACCTTCCAGGCCTTGGCGGAGAAGGGAGAGGAGGTTCTGCTGGAGGCTCCGGAGGTTCTGGGCAGGGCCAGGCCTCCCGAACCCCGGAGGCTCCGCCGGAGCCGGGTGGGCATAGACCGGGGTACGGGGGCGGCCAGGCGGGGCATCCTCTTCACCCAGGAGCTCCTCTTCCCCGACCCCAGGACGGCCTACGCCCTTTACGTGATGGGAGAAGCCCCCTTTGACCTGCGGGACGCCCTGGCCTTTGTGGGAGAGATGGGCTTTGGCGGAGGGGCCAGCGTGGGGCTTGGCCGCTTCCGGGTAGAGGGGCCCCGGACGGTGGAGCTTCCCGAAGCCAAGGAGGCCAACGCCTACGCCACCCTGGCCCCGGGGCCACTGGAAGGCGCCCTTTACTACGATCTAGAGCCCTACTGGGGCCGGCTGGGCGGGGGCTATGTGGGTAGCAAGCCCTTCAAGGGCCCTTACCTCAGGACCCGGGAGGGGAGCGTCTACCAAGAGCCCACCGCCCTTTACCTGGACACCACCCCGCAAGACCCCCCGGAGGAGGGCGTCAGGGTGCGGGAGTTCCTGGGGGTTTTCCCGCTGGGGGTGAGGCTATGA
- a CDS encoding TIGR02710 family CRISPR-associated CARF protein yields MPEDLQTLWEAYKQAVRSGGNPQALYQEMVWPALVARWKEAPNVHPRREAFAVSVHTLGTSPEATILAILGTGAERVYVLHTRESASYLERLQKETGKPIYPLEVGKSDVAAIYREVKRILDQHGDVPVALDLTSGTKAMSAGLAVAGFFFRRFYPKARVVYVDNEDYDSELRRPRAGTERLIILQDPHEVLGEVDALFAKELYGRGEFAQAAKYFQKMVGATGDGRWTLYQSLAEMYEAWHALNLPEAHKKGSGLLERLAQNAWLNHPLNRSRDLLEKQVSLLEAGKAFLEGKDLGHRRGVGAVARTLLHLGEKEHRPLLAALYAYRALELLLQERLYRYGRLADQPNLTPEEEAALRNALSEILGEPPSAVEVPKKLGLLHLIGLLRLLGDPLLAGKPAGELRGLGGVLQARNTSLLIHGFEVPTGRQVGALKGLAKDLLADLDKELGPAVSLEPLPLGF; encoded by the coding sequence ATGCCTGAGGACCTGCAAACCCTCTGGGAGGCCTACAAGCAAGCCGTCCGTTCCGGCGGCAACCCGCAGGCCCTGTACCAGGAGATGGTCTGGCCCGCGCTGGTGGCCAGGTGGAAGGAAGCCCCCAACGTCCACCCCCGCCGGGAGGCCTTCGCCGTTTCCGTGCACACCCTGGGCACCAGCCCCGAGGCCACCATCTTGGCCATTCTCGGCACAGGGGCCGAACGGGTCTACGTCCTGCACACCAGGGAAAGCGCTTCCTATTTGGAGCGCCTGCAGAAGGAAACGGGTAAGCCCATCTACCCCCTAGAGGTCGGCAAAAGCGACGTGGCCGCCATCTACCGGGAGGTGAAGCGGATTCTGGACCAGCATGGCGATGTCCCCGTGGCCCTGGACCTGACCAGCGGCACCAAGGCCATGAGCGCCGGCCTAGCGGTGGCCGGGTTTTTCTTCCGCCGCTTCTACCCCAAGGCCCGCGTGGTCTACGTGGACAACGAGGACTACGACTCCGAACTCCGCCGCCCCCGGGCGGGCACGGAAAGGCTCATCATCCTGCAGGACCCCCACGAGGTCCTGGGCGAGGTGGACGCCCTTTTCGCCAAGGAGCTTTACGGAAGAGGGGAGTTCGCGCAGGCGGCCAAATACTTCCAGAAGATGGTGGGCGCCACCGGGGATGGGCGCTGGACCCTCTACCAGAGCCTGGCGGAGATGTACGAGGCCTGGCACGCCTTGAACCTCCCCGAGGCCCATAAAAAGGGCTCGGGCCTCCTGGAGAGGCTGGCCCAGAACGCCTGGCTCAACCACCCCCTGAACCGGAGCCGGGACCTCTTGGAAAAGCAGGTGTCCCTTCTGGAGGCGGGCAAGGCGTTCCTCGAGGGGAAGGACCTGGGTCACCGGAGGGGGGTGGGGGCGGTGGCCCGCACCCTCCTCCACTTAGGCGAAAAGGAACATCGGCCGCTCCTCGCCGCCCTTTACGCCTACCGGGCCCTCGAACTCCTGCTGCAGGAAAGGCTTTACCGGTATGGCCGCCTGGCGGACCAACCCAACCTGACCCCTGAGGAAGAAGCCGCTTTGCGGAACGCGCTGTCTGAGATTTTGGGCGAGCCGCCTTCGGCGGTGGAGGTCCCCAAGAAGCTGGGCCTGTTGCACCTCATCGGCCTGCTTCGGCTCCTGGGAGACCCCCTGCTGGCCGGCAAGCCCGCGGGCGAACTCCGGGGCCTTGGGGGGGTCCTCCAGGCCCGCAACACCAGCCTCCTCATCCACGGGTTTGAGGTACCCACCGGCAGGCAGGTCGGGGCCTTGAAAGGCCTCGCCAAGGACCTCCTGGCCGACTTGGACAAGGAGCTGGGCCCGGCGGTAAGCCTCGAGCCCCTGCCTTTGGGTTTCTGA
- a CDS encoding metallophosphoesterase family protein: MRLLHTADWHLGKILRGVDRTPEIGEALKALLGIVKEERVDLVVVSGDLFDRPQVSAEAEGHAVEFFMGLKALGVPALVIAGNHDPKERLSALSPLFALAGARVRGHPLFKEEGGVVRVADLEAALLPFVSERVLVKRVLQEAEERHRTYAEAMRRVLANLASPLMLAHFALEGVRPGGGEFFFHLAGSYAVPHSALPLSARYLALGHIHRQQQVSEAPLAWYSGSLVQLDFGEGEDAERGALLVELPPSGPARVHPIRERWGKPLKTFRLKREELDGRLLEMERFPGYLRLVVEGRLSAAEKERLYRALPHLLAIEGAGDLPPLPPGGAHLGLKEAYARYLGEREEKEALLERFEEALKEVESETLAAGA; encoded by the coding sequence GTGCGCCTATTACACACCGCCGACTGGCATTTGGGAAAGATTTTAAGAGGCGTGGACCGGACGCCGGAGATCGGAGAGGCCCTGAAGGCCCTCCTGGGGATCGTGAAGGAGGAGCGGGTGGACCTGGTGGTGGTCTCGGGGGACCTCTTTGACCGCCCCCAGGTCTCCGCCGAGGCCGAGGGCCACGCCGTGGAGTTCTTCATGGGGCTCAAGGCCCTGGGGGTGCCCGCTTTGGTCATCGCCGGCAACCACGACCCCAAGGAGCGCCTCTCCGCCCTCTCCCCCCTCTTCGCCCTGGCGGGGGCCAGGGTGCGGGGCCACCCCCTCTTCAAGGAGGAAGGGGGGGTGGTGCGGGTGGCGGACCTCGAGGCCGCCCTCCTCCCCTTCGTGTCCGAGAGGGTTCTGGTGAAGCGGGTCCTGCAGGAGGCCGAGGAGCGCCACCGCACCTACGCCGAGGCCATGCGCCGGGTCCTGGCCAACCTGGCGAGCCCCCTGATGCTGGCCCACTTCGCCCTGGAGGGGGTCCGGCCCGGGGGCGGGGAGTTCTTCTTCCACCTGGCCGGGTCCTACGCCGTGCCCCACTCGGCCCTGCCCCTTTCCGCCCGCTACCTGGCCCTGGGACACATCCACCGCCAGCAGCAGGTTTCCGAGGCCCCCCTGGCCTGGTACTCGGGGAGCCTCGTCCAGCTGGACTTCGGCGAGGGGGAGGACGCCGAGAGGGGGGCCCTTTTGGTGGAGCTTCCCCCCTCGGGGCCCGCTAGGGTCCACCCCATCCGGGAGCGCTGGGGCAAGCCCCTCAAGACCTTCCGCCTGAAGCGGGAGGAGCTGGACGGGCGGCTTTTGGAGATGGAGCGCTTTCCCGGCTACCTGCGCCTGGTGGTGGAGGGGAGGCTTTCCGCCGCCGAGAAGGAGCGCCTTTACCGGGCCCTGCCCCACCTTCTCGCCATAGAGGGGGCGGGCGACCTGCCCCCACTCCCTCCCGGGGGCGCCCATTTGGGCCTTAAGGAGGCCTACGCCCGCTACCTGGGGGAGCGGGAGGAGAAGGAGGCCCTTTTGGAGCGGTTTGAAGAGGCCCTGAAGGAGGTGGAGAGTGAGACCCTTGCGGCTGGAGCTTGA
- the csm5 gene encoding type III-A CRISPR-associated RAMP protein Csm5, with protein MSFLETFRLELEAISPVHVGTGETYPAYAYVPDFEKKEVHLLDPGVLLLALPEARRRQYLEKVAQGPKAAQDILAYLHKEGQLPQEAILRTLPASVAFLKTIQEATQEALLEWRPLPRSPLGAYLPGSSVKGALRTAWLFWTLVERDQAATFDEREGVWRLKKGSGDVHVRPSWNPSLWENQAFEGVVLGYIREGRRGMTLDLYQDPFRAVRLSDSAPQETFLNRIGVFHPKKDTSGLTLLAETFRKGSRFTLGFRYHGSLSRHRGVSMPIPPKDLQRALREYYTKVAEWERSFAEEHGLKNALGVYEDLFQRLKDPEVFPIRMGFGSGRLALRLALLLPEDHPEAQEPKTRKTAGSVKPQDGLPLGWMVGRFHA; from the coding sequence ATGAGCTTCCTGGAGACCTTCCGCTTGGAGCTGGAGGCCATCAGCCCGGTCCACGTGGGTACCGGGGAGACCTATCCCGCCTACGCCTACGTGCCCGATTTTGAGAAGAAGGAGGTCCACCTCCTGGACCCCGGCGTCCTTCTCCTGGCCTTGCCCGAGGCCAGGCGCCGCCAGTACCTGGAGAAGGTAGCCCAGGGCCCCAAGGCCGCCCAGGACATCCTGGCCTACCTCCACAAGGAGGGCCAGCTTCCCCAAGAGGCCATCCTTCGCACGCTTCCCGCCAGCGTAGCCTTCCTGAAGACCATCCAGGAAGCCACGCAGGAGGCCCTTTTGGAGTGGCGGCCCCTGCCCCGCTCCCCCCTGGGGGCCTACCTACCCGGCTCCAGCGTCAAGGGCGCCCTGCGCACCGCCTGGCTTTTCTGGACGCTGGTGGAAAGGGACCAGGCGGCGACCTTTGACGAGAGGGAGGGGGTGTGGCGGCTGAAGAAAGGGAGCGGGGACGTCCACGTCCGCCCTTCCTGGAACCCTAGCCTCTGGGAGAACCAGGCCTTTGAGGGGGTGGTCCTGGGCTACATCCGGGAGGGGCGTCGGGGGATGACCCTTGATCTGTACCAGGACCCCTTCCGGGCGGTGCGCCTTTCGGATTCCGCTCCCCAGGAGACCTTCTTGAACCGCATCGGGGTATTCCATCCAAAGAAGGACACCTCGGGCCTGACGCTCCTGGCGGAAACCTTCCGCAAGGGAAGCCGCTTCACCCTGGGCTTCCGCTACCACGGAAGCTTAAGCCGGCACCGGGGCGTTTCCATGCCCATCCCCCCGAAGGACCTCCAGCGGGCTTTAAGGGAGTACTACACCAAGGTGGCGGAGTGGGAGCGCAGCTTTGCTGAAGAACATGGGCTCAAAAATGCCCTTGGTGTCTATGAGGATCTTTTCCAGCGCCTAAAGGACCCCGAGGTCTTCCCCATTCGCATGGGCTTTGGCTCAGGGCGCCTTGCCCTCAGGCTGGCGCTCCTTCTGCCCGAGGACCACCCGGAGGCCCAGGAGCCCAAAACGCGCAAAACCGCCGGGAGCGTGAAACCTCAGGATGGCCTTCCTTTAGGCTGGATGGTGGGGAGGTTCCATGCCTGA
- a CDS encoding zinc uptake transcriptional regulator translates to MERSTRQRRAIREVFLETDRPLSPQEVLELARKRVPSLGLATVYRTLKGLVEEGFLTPVALPGEPPRYERAGRGHHHHFLCRRCGRVYELFGCDLLESALPPGFQAEGHEVTVYGRCPECYSQAG, encoded by the coding sequence ATGGAGCGCTCCACGAGGCAGAGGCGGGCCATCCGGGAGGTCTTCCTGGAAACGGACCGCCCCCTCTCCCCCCAGGAGGTCCTGGAGCTGGCGAGGAAGCGGGTGCCCTCTTTGGGCCTGGCCACGGTCTACCGCACCCTGAAGGGCCTGGTGGAGGAGGGGTTCCTCACCCCGGTGGCCCTCCCCGGCGAGCCCCCCCGGTACGAGCGGGCGGGCCGGGGGCACCACCACCACTTCCTTTGCCGCCGCTGCGGCCGGGTGTACGAGCTCTTCGGCTGCGACCTCCTGGAAAGCGCCCTCCCCCCGGGCTTTCAGGCCGAGGGCCACGAGGTCACGGTCTACGGCCGGTGCCCGGAGTGCTACTCCCAAGCGGGGTAG
- a CDS encoding YibE/F family protein produces the protein MRALVLLLLFCLPALAQEPGGYLLGRILALDPEGVARVEVQGKVKEALLPADGGGFRPGMRVVLYQEGGRLYVAEPDRMPWLVGLLFLFALLAALLGRGKGLRGLLGTLLSLLVVVYFIVPRVASGGNPLLYALLGSLGVLLFTIYLVHGVNRKTTAALLGTLASVLFVLLLSLYFVGAIGFTGLASEEALLLKQWGGVDLLSLYLAGVVVGALGALTDVTVTQAAVVQALAHANPRFGLGELYRRGMEVGYDHIGSLVNTLVLAYAAGSLPLFLLLTKDPTPLRFLLNTEPFAAEIAAMVLGSLGLLLAVPLTTLVAAFLFQGGKAGPGEHPHVH, from the coding sequence ATGCGGGCTTTGGTTCTCTTGCTCCTCTTTTGCCTTCCCGCCCTAGCCCAGGAGCCGGGGGGCTACCTCCTGGGGCGCATCCTGGCCCTGGACCCGGAGGGCGTGGCCCGGGTGGAGGTCCAGGGCAAGGTCAAGGAGGCCCTCCTCCCCGCCGACGGCGGGGGCTTTCGGCCGGGGATGCGGGTGGTCCTCTACCAGGAGGGGGGGCGGCTTTACGTGGCCGAACCCGACCGAATGCCCTGGCTTGTGGGCCTCCTCTTCCTCTTCGCCCTTCTCGCCGCCCTCCTGGGCCGGGGCAAGGGGCTTAGGGGGCTTCTCGGCACCCTGCTAAGCCTCCTGGTGGTGGTCTACTTCATCGTGCCCCGGGTGGCCTCGGGGGGAAACCCCCTCCTTTACGCCCTTTTGGGAAGCCTGGGGGTGCTTCTCTTCACCATCTATTTGGTCCACGGGGTGAACCGGAAGACCACGGCGGCCCTTTTGGGAACCCTGGCTTCCGTCCTCTTCGTCCTCCTCCTAAGCCTCTACTTCGTGGGGGCCATTGGCTTCACCGGCCTGGCCTCGGAGGAGGCCCTGCTCCTCAAGCAGTGGGGCGGGGTGGACCTCCTTTCCCTCTACCTGGCGGGGGTGGTGGTGGGGGCCTTGGGGGCCCTTACCGATGTGACCGTGACCCAGGCCGCCGTGGTCCAGGCCCTGGCCCACGCCAACCCCCGCTTTGGCCTGGGCGAGCTTTACCGGAGGGGGATGGAGGTGGGCTACGACCACATCGGGAGCCTGGTCAACACCCTGGTCCTGGCCTACGCCGCGGGCTCTTTGCCCCTTTTCCTCCTCCTCACCAAGGACCCCACCCCCTTGCGCTTCCTCCTCAACACCGAGCCCTTCGCCGCCGAGATCGCCGCCATGGTCCTGGGCTCCTTGGGCCTTCTCCTGGCCGTGCCCCTCACCACCTTGGTGGCGGCCTTCCTCTTCCAGGGAGGGAAGGCGGGGCCCGGGGAGCATCCCCACGTCCACTAG